The DNA sequence AAGAGTGATAAGCCAAAGGGGTGTATATTTTGTGAAAAGCCGAAGGAGAATAGAGATGAAGAGAATTACATTGTCTATAGAGGGTTGAATAATTTCGTTATTTTAAATAGCTATCCATACAATCCTGGCCATTTGATGATCGTGCCCTATAAACATATCTCATCACTAGAAGGTCTAAGTAAGGAGGAGCGTGATGAACACTTTGAAATCTTAGTAAGGGTCGTTAAAATTTTGAAGGAAGCGATGAATCCAGATGGTTTCAATATA is a window from the Nitrososphaerales archaeon genome containing:
- a CDS encoding HIT domain-containing protein — its product is MKRIFAPWRIEYIKSDKPKGCIFCEKPKENRDEENYIVYRGLNNFVILNSYPYNPGHLMIVPYKHISSLEGLSKEERDEHFEILVRVVKILKEAMNPDGFNIGMNLGEGAGAGIKDHLHTHVVPRWKEDTNYMPVIADTKVIVEALNSTYKKLREYFIT